The Lynx canadensis isolate LIC74 chromosome D4, mLynCan4.pri.v2, whole genome shotgun sequence DNA window GGACAAGCAGAGCCGCCTCCACGACCCCGAGGACGAGAGCTCGGCCGGTGAGCCGGGGGCCCCTCGGCCGGGCCCAgaccccaggccctgcctggcGCAGAGGGGCCGGGGACCTCCGTGACCAGCCAGGCGTCCTCTCTGGCACGAAGGCCGTGCCGGGAAGGGACACATCCCCCGCGGAGGGGCCGAGTCCGGGTCCGGCACGGCCGCTGCCTCCGGACCGAGAACCCGGGACAAGGGGAGCCTCGGGGACCCCGTCCCCGAGGCAGCAGAAACAGGCCTCACTGCGTCTCCTTCTTTCCGCCCTGGATCCACTGCTTCAACAGGTACTCGTAGTAGCTGTCGGCCCTGGCGCCCAGAGTGAACACTCCCATGTGAGTGAAGAGGCCGCTGTGCGTGTTGATGAACATGGGCACCAGCCCGTCCTTCTTCCCCGACAGGGAGTGCACACGCCTCGTCACCTCCTCCGCGGCCtcctgggacacacacacacacacacacaaggggagAGTGCGGGTGAGCCAGGGGGACGGGGCTGCTGGACCTCGGGCCAGCCGAGGAAGGCGGGCCTCGTCGGCTCCCCCCTGCTCCGTGACAGGCGGGCCCGTTCCCAGCGGAGGACGGAAGAGGACGGAAGAGGCCGGTGTCCCGGCCCACGGCGCTCCCCTGCCCGGCTGCACCGGGCAAGGGCTTCTGAGGGTGGCCCCAGCCACGCGGCAACCAGGTCCCCACCCTCACACGCGGCTGCCTCGATGAGCGGGCAGATGCCGAGGGCCCCGAACACGGGGCTGAGCTCCTCCTCCTGGCAGGGGACCGTGTCTGAAGGCCACAGCCGCGGTCCCCGGGACCTCCTGCCCAGGCGTGGCCGTCTGCTCCGGCTCGCTGGAGGGAAGGCAGGCGCGTCTGCTTCCGAGCCCGCGGTCGCGGCACACCCGCCCGCCGATCCTGTTCATCCTTCGAGACCCAACCAACCTCAGCTCCTCCCGGGCAGCGCCACGCATCTGTGCTCCGTGGCCCTGTGCGCGTTTGCTCACGGCGCTCGGGACCCTGCCTGGGGAGTGACTTCCTGGCCTCCACCCGCCACGGACGCCCGCCCCCTTTTACAAAGTCCTCTGAGGCAGGGGCGGCTTCAATTTCCCTTGGGTCTCCAGCAGCTACAGGGATCCGGCATCGCAACGGCGCCCGGCCGGCGTCTCAGAGCAAACAGAGAGACGCTGAGCTTCCGGAGTACGAGCCAACGACAGGAAAGCCGCTAATCCGCCGACAAGCAGACAGGCACCCGGACGCCCACCTCCACCCGGGAGATGAACACGGGGCCTGTGGGCGTTTGGAAAACGCCACACGTCACCAGGACAAAATCCACAGCCCAGAGGAGGCACCCTCACGTGCCCACCTGCGAAGGCTACCGAGAAAGACCGGAGGATGAGCGCGGCTGCCGCGGAAAAGCCAGAGCCCTGTGTGCGCCTGGAACCTTCTCCCGGGAGCGCCGCTCTTACCAGCCCCGCGTGGGAAACAACCCAGCTGCTCCTCAACGCACGAGAGCCCGGACAGCACGTGGTCCGACCGCACGATGGCAGACCAGCGGGCCACGAAAAGGGATGCTTCTGACACGTGCTACGACACGGGTGCGCTTCTCCCGGACGCTTCCAGCGCGGACGAAGACGTCACGCGTGGCGACAGAACCGGCCACAGACGGCCCACGCCGTACGGAGGACCTCACTCACGCCGAGCATTCCAAACAGAGAAAGCCACGCACGACAAGTGGATTTGCGGCCACCGAGGCAGGGGGCCCGGGTGGGAGCGCTAGGGTGCGCTGGCCTACTTCCTGAGGCGAGGACCTGGTTCTGGAATCAGACGGTGGCAGCCGCTGCCCACGTGGGACTGTGGCGCGACGTTCAAGCCAAGAGGCAAAACCTCCTGACGTTCAAATCGCAGCTCAGGTTtttaaggaagaggaagagtGACGAGGCAGAGCGCCAAGTCCAGAGGGTCCGCCGCGTGCTGGAGACTCACCCACAAGGAGAGGGACCCCGGCCAACGGGGTCGGGGCGAGGGTCAGGAGCGAGGTCCACGAGGACCGTCAGCGACGGGCTAGCAAGGCCGAAACCCACGACTGTGGGCCCCTGCCTCGCTCCCGGCACGGACCACCCCCCGGGGGCCACCACAGCACGAGGCAGGGGGCAGTTGGGACCCCAAGGACACGGGCCCGCGCTCGGACTCAGCCCCCAGTCGACACCCTTCCCGCCCGCGCAGCTGAGGAAAGGCGAGGAACGAGGGACCGGGAAGCACACAGGACGGTGGTCCTGCGGCCCGGGGTCAAGTCCACGCACGCCTCCGCTTGGTGTGACGCCTCCGGCCGGCAGGCCAGCCCCCCGTACCTGAAACTTCTTACTCCCCGTGAGGCGGGAGAGCTCTCGGAACTCCAGCTGAATGCTCGTGACCTCGGCCACCGTGCTGTCCGAGGTCCAGCGGGGCGGGTGGGCGGCTCCGGTGCCGATGTTCACGTCCGAGTATGGGATCCTGGAGGGCGTCTGGAACGCAGGCAGCAGCCGATTCCCAAAGTCTTCCTGACGACGCGACACGACGAGGACCGAGGTTTCCCGTCACACGGCAGCCTCGGCTCCGTTCCACGACGCccaccctcccgccccacccccgccaccccgccACCCGTGCTCACCCCCGTAAGCGGACACGGGACCTCACTGGCTTCACGTGGCCTCGGCGCTCAACAGCGGCGACACCGAGGAGCCCCGAGAGCGCTTCCCCACGGGTCACGACGGTGACAGGGACCTTCCCACGCACGTGCGTGGGAGCGAGACCCAGACGACCGGGGAGACGGGAGACCCGGAAcagacccccgcccccgcccccacccccgggggcccCTCAAGCCGCGGAACCTCCGCCGGCGCCCGGACACTCACGGCCTTCCTCAGGAAGAGGTCGTCCCCGGACAGGTGGTAGGCGCTCAGAAGGCCGCCCAGGATCCGGATCGTGCTCTCGAACAGGTTGACGTCCACGTCTTTCTGAAACCGGAGCTTCTTAGACACCCACTTGCGGGCTTCTTCAAACTCTGCGACGGGAGACGGGGTGGGAGCGGCAGTAGGTTACAGGTCCCGGCGCCCCCGTGACCGCTCGCTGGCTCTGGGGCCACGTGCGTCCTCGTGTCTCTCTCTCCCGAGGGGCCTCGCCATCACTTCCCACGGCAAGGGGACACACCGCGGAGCCCCCTGCACCCGGAGGACGGGCAGCCAGCGTGCCGTCGTGAGCACCAGCCCTGACGGGTAACGGCCACGGCACAAAGGGCCACGTGAGTAACTCAGGGGGAGCCTCTGGCCTGTACGGAACACCGGAAACGGACTCCGAGAGACCGATTCGGAAGTACCCAAAGACCCGTAGCCTCAACCACACCCCGTCCACGTGGCCTGAGAAGGGTGTGGTGGAGAGACCCCGGACGCCGACGGCCTTATCGGATCACGTGCCGCCTCCCACCAGGGAGCCCCTTTCCGGCTAGGACAGGAGCACGGGCTGGAACTGCCCCCGGACGCCAGCCCAGGCCTTCGGCCGGGAGCCGAGGGGGCGACTGCCCTGAGCGTCCCCGGGACGCCTGCCATCAAGGGACAAAGCGACTGCCTGCCacccaggggaagggagagctcCTCAGACGGAAACAGTGGCGTCTGCACCCTCCAGGGCACGGCTCGCTCACTCGCGCGCCCAAGCGTTCCACCGGGGGAACTTGGCCGCGTGCTCGGGGACGAGCAGGTACCTTTTTTCAGACCCAAAATCCACATGGTGTCCAGGGCGTCAATCAGCGTAAGTCCCAGGCCAAACCACTCGCTGAAGGACCTGGACACGGGTTTCAGCTCGTCGTGGCCCCAGGCGAACTTGCGGTAGCCGGTCCACGCGTGGCGGAAGGCGTCTATCACGGCCCTCTGACGCTCGTTCGGGGAGGCTGCGAGGAAGACGGCGGGTCGTGGGGACCGGAACCGCCCAGGGTTCAGACACCGCCCCTCTGCAGCCCCAAGCCGCGGGGCGCtcagcggggtggggggacaccGTCCGGGGGCCGCAGGTCGGCAGCGGACGACCCCGAAGGTCGGGGCGCGGCACCGCCGGGCTCGGAGCCGCACGGCTGGACGCGGCTGCCAAGGTGGCGAGGCCTCCAGGGCCCACACGCGACGGCTCGGCCTCTCATCCGCCTGGCCTGCGCCCGTCCGCCTCCACCAGGACGCCCGGCGGGCACGACCCCTCTGGAGCTGCGGGGAACGCGCGGTGGGCGGCGGTGTTTGAGGCAGCAGACCGGTGCCTGCCGCTCCGCCACGGCAGCCGCGCTGCGCAATCCGGCCGGGGGAGCATCAGACGTGGCGGGCGGGCCCCGGTGACCTCCACGAGAGCGCCTCATCTCACAGGCGCCCGCGTCGTGCCTCAGCAGCTCTGGGTGTTTTCGGGGAGGGAACAGCGTGTGGCAGACACACCCAAGGCCGCCCTGGGGCCCTTCCAGGGTGGCCTCGACGCCGACCGAGGAGGTTTCTCCCCTCCACACGTCGGAGGACCAGGCACGAGTTACAGGGCCACCAGGCGGACAGAAACGTGGGCGTCGGCGGCTTCGCGACACGTGTCCTCTCGGTGTGGCCCGAGGCCCAGTCGTGTTGGTATCTGCGGCTCTGACATCGGTCCTCAGAGCCCCGCGACCGCTCTGCCTCCCCGCACACGCCCGGGCCGCCCGTCCCGGCTCTGggctccttcttcctcctcccctcagtGGCAACAGCGACAGGACTGGAGGGTCACAGCCTGGGCCCCAGGCTCAGCTGACCCGGCGCGAGCCCCCGCTCCGGGAGGCAAATGGCCGTGGCCGCTGCCGGCCTAACCTCGGTTCTCCCGTCCGTGGAACGGGCCTACGACAGACCGATGACCTCAAAGGCCGCCACGAGAACCAAAGCAGACAGGCCGCACGGAGCGTACAAAGCGCCAGTGCCCCGGGGGCCCTCCACTACAGGTGCCAGAACGCAGGACCCCAGGACCCCACCGAGCCGGGGCCGTGTCTCCACTCTCCCCAGGCCCCGCGCTGGCACGGACGCGGGCAGTTCCCGCACAGGCGGCCTGTGGTGGCCGCGATGGGCCTGGGACCGCGGGCCGCCGTGGAGCCCCGTGTCCTCCCCGAGGCTCTACAGAGAGCTGGGGCCCGCCCGGGTGCCCAGCTGGGTGTCCACGCGCCCTCTCCGTCACCATGTCCGGGTGAGGCCCGACGGGGCGCAGGCGGGGCCTTACCTGGTTGGTTCTGAATCCCGGGGGCCTGTGAGGAAGGCTTGGTGGGGGGGCCCTCCGCCTTTCTCGAAGGGGGTTCGGTGCCCTGCTCCGGCTCGATCACTGCACCCCTCCAGCttcagggagaggaggaagcGGAGTCAGCCGGCTTGAGGGCAGAGATGCAAACGCCCGCGGTCACAGCCTGGCTGGGCTCGTGGCGGCCCTCCGCTCCATGCGGCACGACGCGGAGAAGGCagggccccgcccccaccggggTCCCGCTCTCTCCACTGTCTGCTCTGAGAGGAGAAGCCGCTTCAGACAGCGCGCCGACCCTATCCCTTTGTTTTTCAGGAAACGTCAAACGGACCGGCCTCTGCGCATCTAGCGACCCGTGCTGCCTCGTCTCTGACGCTCCCCGTACCTGACCACCGTTCTCTGTGTGCTGTCTTCCTGACGAGCGTCGCCCACCACCTCGTCCCTCCGCCTCGTGTCATCCTGCCTCCGGTCCTTGGAGTCTTTGTCGGGGGCTCTAATCTGCAGGTTGGGCGGTCCCCGTCGGAAATGCCTCTGAGGCTTCTAGATCGAAACAAGAGCCACTCGTGAAAACACTTCAACGGCCCAGGAGCGGCCACTCCGTTTCCACCTGGGATGCTCTCCCTATCAGACCCAACCCCACGGACCGCGTGGAATGGCTGGTGGAGCACTGCACCCGGAGGAGATGCCTTCCCGCTCCCACGGCAACATGCAGATTTGGCCAGAAGATCCTTTCTCACGATCTCCGGGCCCTGACCAACCGGGACGGAGACTGTGCCAACGGGCTGGCGCAGCCCTGGGCAGTGGGTTAGCATCCCGGCCCGGGAGGGTTCCAGGCCGTCACAGACCCTAAAGGTAGCAATAAAGGGTCAGAGCCACGTCCCCGTGGATGGAGGCGCAAAGAACACTGTCCCGGGCCTGTGCCCCAGGACTCCCACCCTTTGTGCTCAGAACCGGGTGGCCAGGGCACCGGGTCCAGGGACGGAGCGCAGGGGCCCAGGCGTAGCCCGTCGTCagcagagggcaggaggaggcccCTCCTCCGCAGGACACAGCAAGGAGGCCGACTCAGGGATCGAACACATCTCTGCCGCTCAGTACCCACAGGACCCGTGAAGAGGTCCTCGTTGTAAAGACGCCAGTGCCACGGAGCCGGGACCCCCGTGGCCAAGAGGATGGGATCTGGCCGCACACAAAGCACCGGGGCTGACCCAGGCCTGGGGCACAAGTGCCGGAGTCCGAGCAGCAGGAAAGGTCCCAGCGGCCCCGCCACAAGGGGCCCTGCGCCCCGAGGCCCGGACCCGGGGAGCCGTGCACACCGACCCCGGCCGCCACCACAGACGGGATCACGGGCCTCCCGAGCAATGGAAGCGTGTCTTTCGGCGGGCAACCGTGCAGGCGGGCTCTGCTCCCATCGCCGTCACGAGAGCCCAGGTGCACGAGAGCGGCCAAGAGGGGCGAGAGACGTGCGTGTCGGCTCCACGAGGGAGGACGTGAGCTGTCTGACACACAGCCTCCGAGTAAGACGGTTTGCAGAGAGGCCTCCTGGCCGCTCCCCGTGGGGCCCgaccccagcccccttccccgcCCACGCCCTCTGAAACTGCAGCTCCCTGAACAAGCCCAGCTCCCCGCCTCGGGCAACGTCACTGGACTCGAGCCCTGCTCTCCCGACTGTACCCAGGACCGGCGGCTGCCCAGTCTCACACCGCAGTTCAGCGTCCCGTCCCCAGCCTCATCCCTGGAGGCGACTGCTATTTTCCTCCCGGGATGGACACCACGGCCACCGGCCTGCTCCCGCCGGCCTGCAGCCCCTCCAGACAAGGGGCGGGTCTGTTTCGCTCACCAGCAGGTAtccaaggggaaggaaggaaagaatattccTCCTCCTTGCCCCAAGCGTCATCCTACTGGCTCAGAATAACGGGCGCAGGGCGCGAACATCAGACAAACAACAAGGGAAAGAACTGCTCCCCCGTCCGTGCGGAACATCACGCGCGGTTCTGAAACGCCCGTGGGACGACCCCGGTCGCAACCCCACGTGTAGTTCACCGAACGTACCTGGGGTAAAAGCCCCGGCGAGTTTTCTGGATTAGCATCTGCCTTCTGAGGAGCCGGCAAGACGGGCGGATCTGCTGGTCTCGCCTTCCGCTCTTCCGCTGACCTGCCATCCACGGCTAAACGAGAGAACAGATTTGATCCCAAACGTGCCGCACAGCCCCAAGGAGAGCCCGAGCGAGCGCGCGGAGGAACACGTCTAGGTGGGCGCTCCTCACCACGAGAGGACACCGTGAGACCTGGGGAAGGTCCTTTAAACCAACTCAAGAACGGCCAAGGGTAACCAAACCTTCCTCAAAGCACTTGGCAGCTTCTGTCCTGCAGCCCAGCCCACACGGACCTCCCCTCAGCGGCTTCCCCTCCAGGAAGCGCAGACGCTGGCCTATGTGCAGCTGTCTCCAGCCGCCTGCAGCGGCTCCTGAGCTTTCCTCCCCCAGACTGCCCGGGCCGCTCGGAACACACGGTAACACGCGTGAGGAAGTTCAGGGAGCGTGTCCGGACGGGGCACGCGACCTCAGGACCCGAACGTCTCCGTGAGGCGCAGAGAACGGAGAGGCCGGCCGGCCCTTACACCGGACACCCAGGAAGCAGGCGGGCAACATCACATTAACTCGAGCCACGTTCTAGCAGGGTGGCGAAAGACACCCTCCGCTCCTTTTCATCTGCGCTTCTCGCCAATTCGCAGACGCTCCAGGCGCTTAAGGCGCACGGCCAGACCGCTTCTGCCCAGCCACCCGCAGTCAGTGACGCACACGCATGGGGTTGAGGCACACGCGCAGCCGGTACCTCTCCACTGGTCAGCCACGCTGATGTAGGACAGGAGCCCGCAGAGCACGAGAAACGTGAGGAAGAAAAGGATCACGTTGCGCTGTAATCTCGACAGCTGCTTCCATTTCTACGGGACGGAAAACAACACAGCTGGGACCCGTGCGACCGCTGCAAATTCAGGGAGGACAGGGGGTAACTCCCAAGGTCCGGTTTCTGAACCGGGGGAAGCGCCCCGGCGGCAGAGACTGACGAGCCGCGGGGATATTCCAGACGGCATAGGGGAACGGAAATAAACAACAGACGCAGAAGCCATACGTGTCCTATCGCAGGGGCAGTGAGGAAAGGCTCGCGCGACGCGCGTGTTCCGTCTCAGGCAGCCGGCGGGACCCCGCATCTGCCCCGATGTGGGGTGTCGATGCCCTGCAGCCCGAGACCGCGGGGCTCCTGACCCACCGCACCGAGGGGCAGCCTACAGCTTTCCCCCTCCCCGACCCCGCCCCGCCGAGCGCGGGCTGTAAAGACGGCCTGCGGCCGGCGACCACCGCTCCCCGGGCCCGGACGAGCGCCTGCGCTCCAGGcagggggcggcgggcgggccgCGGGACCCCGGCCCGGCGCCGACCCTCACCCTCCAGCACGAGCGCCGCCGCCAGCTTTTGCTGCCGTCGTAGCTCTGGCCAAGGCTCAGCGTCACCGAGATGAAGTCCCGATGTggcgccggcggcggcggcggataCATGACAGCGGTGGCGGCGGCCCGGGCGACCCCGCCCACTGGCGGCGTCAGGAGGCCGGGCTCTGAGAGGCGCCGGGGACTTCGCTGGTCCGACACCCGCGGGCAGCCATCGCAGCGCCGTCCACACCCCGCCCATCGCGCGCGCGGCCAATGCGCCTGCGCCGCGCCCTCCTATTCCCCACCGCGCCTGCGCCCGCCCTCGTGGCCCCCTGCGTGCGTGTTTACGTCCCGCCGCGTCGGCGCACGGCCGCACCTGCGCCGTGACGCGCTTGCCCGCCCGCGCCTGCGCGCAGCCCGCCGGCGCAGAGCCTGGGACTCGGCTGGGCGCCGCGTCCCCGGGACCGGCCGGGTCCGTGGTGTTGGCAGGACGTCCGGCGCCCCGCGCCCCCGCTCCGGGGCTCGACTCCCGGCCCCGGGCGGACTTCCCGGCCCAGAGCTAGTGGGGGCCGCAGCTCAGCGAGAGGACAGCGGGTCCGGTGCGAGCCCGAGTCGAGGCGGGGCGGCTTTCGGTGTCCGCTCTTCGGAGCCGATGGGCTTGGGGGCTCGCGGACGACCGCCGCGGCGAGTTGTGCGCGCGTTTCCCCTCAGTAGACACGCGGCAGGGCGGAGCGAGCCCCGCAGCGCCGAGGGCCGTCCCCGCTCCTTGCCGGCCCCCTCGGGTGAGCCCGCCGCCTCCCGCAGTCCCGGCCGCCGCACTTAGGGGTGTGTGGCGGGCTCCCCGGCGTGTGCGCCTCCCTGGCTTGTCTGAAGCTGCCCCAGAAAGCGCCTCCTGCTCTCCGCCCCCCCCTTCCCTAGCGGGGGTCATCCCCGAGGCCCCTGCGGGTCTTttccccacacagggctctgccgGTAGTGCCAGCGGTGCCCTCGTGCGTCCGTCCCTGCACATGCCGACAGCAGGGAGAAGGTGGTATCTGGAGGGTGGGTCACCGGGCTCTCCAGCTGAGGGCGCGGGAGCCCACCCCTGGAGACCtagccggggtggggtggggtggggtggggtggttcttccccccccccccccagggtgtCAGCCTCACTAGGTGGTCCCTGGCCTCCCTGAGACCCTGGCGAAGAGCTGGGTGGGAGCTCGAGGGGACTCCTGGGCCGCCCAGAGCAGGTGCGGGCTCAGCGTGTGGACTCTTGCTCTCTTGGATGCACGGAGCTGGGAACCCCCGGTTGCCGTTCCCAGCACCCGTGCGGGTCAGAAACTGCGCTCGCCAGGCCAGGGATCCATCACGGCATCTTGCGTTTATTGGGAATCCGCCACGTTCTGCGGGAAATCAAAGAGTTTGGCAGCCTCTCAGAAGTCCGTGGCTTCCTTATCGGTTGTCTGGGGAGGGACAGTTTTGTGCTGAGGGGCCCGTCCTGCCTCTTGAGCGCAGTGTGCACAGCAGCGCGCACCTGTGAGCAGTGACCTAGGGCTCCACCCGTGTTCCTGGTTTGGGGACGTGCTTCAATCCTGTGGAAAAGCCTTTCCGAAGGCTCTTGTGCCCCGGATCTCTGGGCCGTGTTTGGAACTTT harbors:
- the LOC115499012 gene encoding endoplasmic reticulum mannosyl-oligosaccharide 1,2-alpha-mannosidase-like isoform X1, with product MAGQRKSGRRDQQIRPSCRLLRRQMLIQKTRRGFYPRVCDGLEPSRAGMLTHCPGLRQPVGTVSVPVGQGPEIVRKDLLAKSACCRGSGKASPPGAVLHQPFHAKPQRHFRRGPPNLQIRAPDKDSKDRRQDDTRRRDEVVGDARQEDSTQRTVVSWRGAVIEPEQGTEPPSRKAEGPPTKPSSQAPGIQNQPASPNERQRAVIDAFRHAWTGYRKFAWGHDELKPVSRSFSEWFGLGLTLIDALDTMWILGLKKEFEEARKWVSKKLRFQKDVDVNLFESTIRILGGLLSAYHLSGDDLFLRKAEDFGNRLLPAFQTPSRIPYSDVNIGTGAAHPPRWTSDSTVAEVTSIQLEFRELSRLTGSKKFQEAAEEVTRRVHSLSGKKDGLVPMFINTHSGLFTHMGVFTLGARADSYYEYLLKQWIQGGKKETQLLEDYLEAVEGIKRHLLRRSEPRKLTFVGELAHGRFSAKMDHLVCFLPGTLALGAHHGLPADHMELARALMDTCYQMNRQMETGLSPEIVHFNLYPQSDRKDVQVKPADRHNLLRPETVESLFYLHRLTGERKYQDWGWEILQSFNKYTRVPSGGYSSISNVQDPLNPQPRDKMESFFLGETLKYLYLLFSDDPALLSLDAYVFNTEAHPLPIWAPPRVG
- the LOC115499012 gene encoding endoplasmic reticulum mannosyl-oligosaccharide 1,2-alpha-mannosidase-like isoform X5; amino-acid sequence: MYPPPPPAPHRDFISVTLSLGQSYDGSKSWRRRSCWRKWKQLSRLQRNVILFFLTFLVLCGLLSYISVADQWRAVDGRSAEERKARPADPPVLPAPQKADANPENSPGLLPQKPQRHFRRGPPNLQIRAPDKDSKDRRQDDTRRRDEVVGDARQEDSTQRTVVSWRGAVIEPEQGTEPPSRKAEGPPTKPSSQAPGIQNQPASPNERQRAVIDAFRHAWTGYRKFAWGHDELKPVSRSFSEWFGLGLTLIDALDTMWILGLKKEFEEARKWVSKKLRFQKDVDVNLFESTIRILGGLLSAYHLSGDDLFLRKAEDFGNRLLPAFQTPSRIPYSDVNIGTGAAHPPRWTSDSTVAEVTSIQLEFRELSRLTGSKKFQEAAEEVTRRVHSLSGKKDGLVPMFINTHSGLFTHMGVFTLGARADSYYEYLLKQWIQGGKKETQLLEDYLEAVEGIKRHLLRRSEPRKLTFVGELAHGRFSAKMDHLVCFLPGTLALGAHHGLPADHMELARALMDTCYQMNRQMETGLSPEIVHFNLYPQSDRKDVQVKPADRHNLLRPETVESLFYLHRLTGERKYQDWGWEILQSFNKYTRVPSGGYSSISNVQDPLNPQPRDKMESFFLGETLKYLYLLFSDDPALLSLDAYVFNTEAHPLPIWAPPRVG
- the LOC115499012 gene encoding endoplasmic reticulum mannosyl-oligosaccharide 1,2-alpha-mannosidase-like isoform X2, which translates into the protein MYPPPPPAPHRDFISVTLSLGQSYDGSKSWRRRSCWRKWKQLSRLQRNVILFFLTFLVLCGLLSYISVADQWRAVDGRSAEERKARPADPPVLPAPQKADANPENSPGLLPQKPQRHFRRGPPNLQIRAPDKDSKDRRQDDTRRRDEVVGDARQEDSTQRTVVSWRGAVIEPEQGTEPPSRKAEGPPTKPSSQAPGIQNQPASPNERQRAVIDAFRHAWTGYRKFAWGHDELKPVSRSFSEWFGLGLTLIDALDTMWILGLKKEFEEARKWVSKKLRFQKDVDVNLFESTIRILGGLLSAYHLSGDDLFLRKATPSRIPYSDVNIGTGAAHPPRWTSDSTVAEVTSIQLEFRELSRLTGSKKFQEAAEEVTRRVHSLSGKKDGLVPMFINTHSGLFTHMGVFTLGARADSYYEYLLKQWIQGGKKETQLLEDYLEAVEGIKRHLLRRSEPRKLTFVGELAHGRFSAKMDHLVCFLPGTLALGAHHGLPADHMELARALMDTCYQMNRQMETGLSPEIVHFNLYPQSDRKDVQVKPADRHNLLRPETVESLFYLHRLTGERKYQDWGWEILQSFNKYTRVPSGGYSSISNVQDPLNPQPRDKMESFFLGETLKYLYLLFSDDPALLSLDAYVFNTEAHPLPIWAPPRVG
- the LOC115499012 gene encoding endoplasmic reticulum mannosyl-oligosaccharide 1,2-alpha-mannosidase-like isoform X3 — encoded protein: MYPPPPPAPHRDFISVTLSLGQSYDGSKSWRRRSCWRKWKQLSRLQRNVILFFLTFLVLCGLLSYISVADQWRAVDGRSAEERKARPADPPVLPAPQKADANPENSPGLLPQKPQRHFRRGPPNLQIRAPDKDSKDRRQDDTRRRDEVVGDARQEDSTQRTVVSWRGAVIEPEQGTEPPSRKAEGPPTKPSSQAPGIQNQPASPNERQRAVIDAFRHAWTGYRKFAWGHDELKPVSRSFSEWFGLGLTLIDALDTMWILGLKKDVDVNLFESTIRILGGLLSAYHLSGDDLFLRKAEDFGNRLLPAFQTPSRIPYSDVNIGTGAAHPPRWTSDSTVAEVTSIQLEFRELSRLTGSKKFQEAAEEVTRRVHSLSGKKDGLVPMFINTHSGLFTHMGVFTLGARADSYYEYLLKQWIQGGKKETQLLEDYLEAVEGIKRHLLRRSEPRKLTFVGELAHGRFSAKMDHLVCFLPGTLALGAHHGLPADHMELARALMDTCYQMNRQMETGLSPEIVHFNLYPQSDRKDVQVKPADRHNLLRPETVESLFYLHRLTGERKYQDWGWEILQSFNKYTRVPSGGYSSISNVQDPLNPQPRDKMESFFLGETLKYLYLLFSDDPALLSLDAYVFNTEAHPLPIWAPPRVG
- the LOC115499012 gene encoding endoplasmic reticulum mannosyl-oligosaccharide 1,2-alpha-mannosidase-like isoform X4, with amino-acid sequence MAGQRKSGRRDQQIRPSCRLLRRQMLIQKTRRGFYPSWRGAVIEPEQGTEPPSRKAEGPPTKPSSQAPGIQNQPASPNERQRAVIDAFRHAWTGYRKFAWGHDELKPVSRSFSEWFGLGLTLIDALDTMWILGLKKEFEEARKWVSKKLRFQKDVDVNLFESTIRILGGLLSAYHLSGDDLFLRKAEDFGNRLLPAFQTPSRIPYSDVNIGTGAAHPPRWTSDSTVAEVTSIQLEFRELSRLTGSKKFQEAAEEVTRRVHSLSGKKDGLVPMFINTHSGLFTHMGVFTLGARADSYYEYLLKQWIQGGKKETQLLEDYLEAVEGIKRHLLRRSEPRKLTFVGELAHGRFSAKMDHLVCFLPGTLALGAHHGLPADHMELARALMDTCYQMNRQMETGLSPEIVHFNLYPQSDRKDVQVKPADRHNLLRPETVESLFYLHRLTGERKYQDWGWEILQSFNKYTRVPSGGYSSISNVQDPLNPQPRDKMESFFLGETLKYLYLLFSDDPALLSLDAYVFNTEAHPLPIWAPPRVG